Proteins encoded in a region of the Rutidosis leptorrhynchoides isolate AG116_Rl617_1_P2 chromosome 9, CSIRO_AGI_Rlap_v1, whole genome shotgun sequence genome:
- the LOC139869398 gene encoding cystathionine gamma-synthase 1, chloroplastic-like has protein sequence MSISILATSASRVSVSSKCPSDSTFSGHIPPPSGARFTKSGTFSGDRSFVTSSRILRFPPNFVRQLSNKARRNCSNIGVAQIVAASWSNNQPISSAAAADAAAAAVSAPISVGEDVAVNDLGSCNGSNGFVEIENFHKPSFLNSDGSLAIHAGERLGRGIVTDAITTPVVNTSAYFFKKTADLIDFKEKRQFSFEYGRYGNPTTVVLENKISALEGAESTVIFASGMCASTVMMLALVPSGGHMITTTDCYRKTRIFIETVLPKMGITATVIDPADYSGLEAALNNHKVSLFFTESPTNPFLRCVDIKLVSKLCRAKGAIVCIDGTFATPLNQKALALGADIVLHSATKYIGGHNDVLGGCVSGSTEIISQIRNLHHVLGGALNPNAAYLFIRGMKTMKLRVQQQNSTAQRMAEVLEAHPKVKHVYYPGLPSHPEHHIAKKQMTGYGGVVSFLVDGDLEKTIKFVDALKIPYIAPSFGGCESIVDQPAIMSYWDLSQSERAKYGIMDNLVRFSFGVEDYEDLEADVLQALEAI, from the exons ATGTCAATCTCCATCTTAGCCACTTCTGCATCTAGGGTTTCGGTATCATCCAAATGCCCTTCCGATTCCACTTTCTCCGGCCACATCCCTCCTCCCTCCGGCGCACGTTTTACCAAATCCGGTACCTTTTCCGGCGACCGATCATTCGTTACGTCGTCACGGATTCTTAGGTTTCCGCCTAATTTTGTTAGACAGCTCAGCAATAAAGCTCGAAGAAACTGTAGCAACATCGGTGTTGCTCAAATTGTTGCTGCTTCTTGGTCTAACAACCAGCCGATATCTTCGGCGGCGGCGGCTGATGCCGCAGCCGCCGCCGTCTCTGCCCCGATCTCTGTGGGTGAAGACGTTGCTGTTAATGATTTAGGTAGTTGTAATGGTAGTAATGGTTTTGTAGAGATTGAAAATTTTCATAAACCTTCATTTTTGAACTCTGATGGCAGCCTTGCTATTCATGCTG GTGAAAGATTGGGACGTGGTATAGTTACTGATGCAATAACTACACCAGTGGTTAACACATCTGCTTACTTTTTTAAGAAAACTGCTGATCTCATTGATTTCAAG GAAAAACGACAATTTAGTTTCGAGTATGGGCGTTATGGGAATCCTACTACTGTGGTTTTGGAGAACAAGATTAG tgcaCTTGAGGGAGCTGAATCAACTGTCATATTCGCATCTGGAATGTGTGCTAGCACAGTCATGATGTTAGCCCTAGTTCCATCTGGGGGGCACATGATCACCACTACTGACTGCTACAGGAAAACACGTATTTTCATTGAGACGGTTCTCCCCAAAATGGGGATCACG GCAACCGTCATCGACCCTGCAGATTATTCTGGCCTTGAAGCTGCATTAAACAATCACAAA GTTAGCCTTTTCTTTACTGAATCGCCAACTAACCCGTTTTTGAGGTGTGTTGACATCAAGTTAGTTTCGAAGCTCTGTCGTGCTAAGGGAGCTATTGTGTGCATTGATGGAACGTTTGCTACACCTTTGAACCAGAAGGCTCTTGCACTTGGGGCAGACATTGTTTTACACTCTGCAACAAAATATATTGGTGGTCACAATGAT GTTCTTGGTGGTTGTGTTAGTGGTTCTACTGAGATAATTTCTCAAATTCGTAACTTGCATCATGTATTAGGTGGTGCTCTCAATCCT AATGCCGCATATTTGTTCATTCGAGGCATGAAAACAATGAAACTGCGTGTACAGCAGCAGAATTCAACTGCACAGAGGATGGCCGAAGTTTTAGAGGCACATCCTAAG GTGAAGCATGTCTACTATCCAGGCTTGCCAAGTCATCCCGAACATCACATAGCCAAGAAACAGATGACAGGCTATGGTGGTGTAGTTAGTTTTCTG GTTGATGGAGACTTAGAGAAAACCATCAAGTTTGTTGATGCTCTAAAGATCCCGTATATTGCTCCGTCATTTGGTGGCTGTGAAAGCATTGTGGATCAGCCAGCCATTATGTCATACTG GGATCTCAGTCAATCAGAGAGGGCCAAATACGGAATAATGGACAATCTTGTTCGATTCAGCTTTGGAGTTGAAGATTATGAGGACCTTGAGGCTGATGTCCTGCAAGCTTTGGAGGCGATATAA